A stretch of Gemmatimonas sp. DNA encodes these proteins:
- a CDS encoding DUF4440 domain-containing protein, with amino-acid sequence MLVDTLPSVQLPPALDRVLRDYERAWRTRDVAALVALFTDDGFVLQPGRAPARGRAALARVYEGQGGGALRLRALAYAHADSVGYIIGAYSYGNAPGDEGKFTLTLRRARDGRWLIASDMDNGSKPPR; translated from the coding sequence ATCCTGGTCGACACGCTCCCGTCGGTGCAGTTGCCGCCGGCGCTCGACCGTGTGCTGCGCGACTACGAGCGCGCGTGGCGGACCCGCGATGTCGCGGCGCTGGTGGCGCTCTTCACTGACGACGGCTTCGTGTTGCAGCCCGGTCGCGCCCCGGCCCGTGGACGCGCTGCGTTGGCCCGCGTGTACGAGGGACAGGGCGGCGGCGCGTTGCGCCTCCGGGCGTTGGCGTACGCGCACGCCGACAGCGTTGGGTATATCATCGGCGCCTACAGCTACGGCAACGCGCCGGGCGACGAGGGCAAGTTCACGCTGACCTTGCGGCGGGCTCGCGACGGCCGCTGGTTGATCGCGTCCGACATGGACAACGGCAGCAAGCCACCGCGTTGA
- a CDS encoding VOC family protein, with the protein MTNPTPASALDQDRWYTRPVFFVADIHRAAQYYIEQLGFAKQWLTDNDAATVCQVHRGQCEIILCEAESRVGTGRLFIELTAVALATLRQELASRHVPMADTWWGYDSLQLLDPDGNELLFPEPGYALRLTATAIDRPPETAPVRTGACRALA; encoded by the coding sequence ATGACGAACCCGACACCAGCATCGGCCCTAGACCAGGACCGCTGGTACACGCGCCCCGTGTTCTTCGTCGCCGACATCCACCGCGCGGCGCAGTACTACATCGAGCAACTGGGTTTTGCCAAGCAGTGGCTTACCGACAATGACGCGGCCACGGTATGTCAGGTGCATCGCGGTCAGTGCGAGATCATTCTCTGTGAAGCCGAGTCGCGCGTCGGGACGGGGCGATTGTTCATCGAGCTCACCGCCGTCGCGTTGGCGACGTTGCGACAGGAACTCGCATCGCGACACGTACCCATGGCCGACACCTGGTGGGGATACGACTCGCTACAGCTGCTCGATCCCGACGGCAACGAGCTGCTCTTTCCGGAGCCTGGCTACGCGTTGCGGCTCACGGCCACGGCAATCGATCGTCCACCAGAAACTGCGCCCGTTCGAACAGGTGCGTGTCGCGCACTCGCGTGA
- a CDS encoding RES family NAD+ phosphorylase, with translation MSSNIWMQCAGDSELRALRLVAWRVVESQHEVSTRKLVTSAAEQELLEELIDRVKPPVTVGARLHYLLFTPFRYPPLRHGSRFGTRHERGIWYGSEQQRTAFAEVAYYRLLFLEGTHAALEPVTTALTSFTVRLRGTRAVDLAAPPFSDHAAEISSAVSYRSSQTLGRAMRDAQVELFRFPSARDAEHGTNVGAFSPAVFHQATPQHFERWHCTATRDAVDFTRGDLTRVRDTHLFERAQFLVDDRLPWP, from the coding sequence ATGTCGTCCAATATCTGGATGCAATGCGCGGGCGACTCTGAGCTTCGCGCGCTACGGCTGGTCGCGTGGCGTGTGGTGGAATCGCAGCACGAGGTCTCGACCCGCAAGCTGGTGACGTCGGCCGCGGAGCAGGAGTTGCTCGAGGAGCTTATCGATCGCGTGAAGCCGCCGGTCACCGTCGGGGCGCGTTTGCACTACCTCCTCTTCACGCCGTTCCGGTATCCGCCGCTGCGTCATGGCTCACGCTTCGGCACGCGACACGAACGCGGCATCTGGTACGGCTCCGAGCAACAACGCACCGCCTTCGCCGAAGTGGCCTACTACCGGCTGCTCTTTCTCGAGGGCACACATGCCGCGCTCGAGCCGGTCACCACCGCGCTCACGAGCTTCACCGTGCGTCTGCGCGGCACACGTGCGGTCGATCTTGCGGCACCGCCGTTCTCGGATCATGCGGCCGAAATCTCATCGGCCGTCTCGTATCGGTCGTCTCAGACACTTGGCCGCGCCATGCGCGACGCGCAGGTCGAGCTGTTCCGGTTTCCCTCGGCCCGGGATGCCGAGCACGGGACGAACGTGGGAGCGTTTTCACCTGCCGTGTTTCATCAAGCCACACCGCAGCACTTTGAGCGCTGGCATTGTACGGCCACACGAGACGCGGTGGACTTCACACGCGGCGACCTCACGCGAGTGCGCGACACGCACCTGTTCGAACGGGCGCAGTTTCTGGTGGACGATCGATTGCCGTGGCCGTGA
- a CDS encoding MbcA/ParS/Xre antitoxin family protein, translating into MPARTTLRTKPDPAAVIAQAALAAAERLGLTSRHLATVIGVSEASVSRMQNGRGVDPASKEGELALMFVRLFRSLDALVGGDDAKARAWLHATNDHLSGVPAERIRTIEGLVDVVQYLDAMRGRL; encoded by the coding sequence ATGCCAGCGCGTACCACGCTCCGCACCAAGCCCGATCCGGCGGCGGTGATCGCCCAAGCGGCGCTCGCCGCCGCCGAACGTTTGGGGCTCACCAGTCGCCACCTGGCCACCGTCATCGGTGTCAGTGAGGCCTCGGTCTCCCGCATGCAGAACGGCCGCGGCGTCGATCCGGCCAGCAAGGAAGGCGAGCTGGCCCTGATGTTCGTGCGGCTCTTCCGGTCGCTCGACGCACTCGTTGGCGGGGACGACGCCAAGGCGCGCGCCTGGCTGCACGCCACGAACGATCATCTCAGCGGCGTCCCCGCCGAGCGAATCCGAACCATCGAGGGCCTGGTGGATGTCGTCCAATATCTGGATGCAATGCGCGGGCGACTCTGA
- a CDS encoding alpha/beta hydrolase — protein MSASVTAPTLKGNLLTLRDGNTMYFKDWGTGRPIVFSHGWPLSADSWEAQMLHLADNGFRCIAHDRRGHGRSSQSWTGNDMDTFADDLAELIDALDLREVTLVGFSMGGGEVARYVGRHGTSRIAQVALISAVPPLMLKTDANPDGLPISVFDGIRAESIADRAQFYRELASGPFFGFNRPDAKPSAGAMEWFWMQGMLAGHKSTYDCIKAFSETDFTEDLKKFTMPTLIVHGDDDQVVPIGAAGLASAKLVKGSTLKVYPGAPHGLTDTHKAQLNADLLAFVQG, from the coding sequence ATGAGTGCCAGTGTTACCGCCCCGACATTGAAGGGCAACCTGCTCACGCTCCGCGACGGCAACACGATGTACTTCAAGGACTGGGGCACCGGGCGACCGATCGTATTCAGTCACGGCTGGCCGCTGAGTGCCGATAGCTGGGAAGCGCAGATGCTGCACCTCGCCGACAATGGCTTCCGCTGCATCGCGCACGACCGGCGCGGACACGGCCGCTCGAGTCAATCGTGGACGGGCAATGACATGGACACCTTTGCCGATGATCTCGCCGAACTCATCGACGCGCTTGACCTGCGCGAGGTGACGCTCGTCGGCTTCTCCATGGGAGGAGGCGAAGTCGCGCGCTACGTCGGACGACACGGCACCAGCCGCATCGCGCAGGTCGCGCTCATCTCCGCCGTACCGCCGCTGATGCTCAAGACCGACGCGAATCCCGACGGTCTCCCTATTTCCGTATTCGACGGCATTCGCGCGGAGTCGATCGCCGATCGCGCGCAGTTCTATCGCGAACTCGCCAGTGGGCCGTTCTTCGGATTCAACCGCCCAGACGCCAAGCCCTCGGCCGGCGCGATGGAGTGGTTCTGGATGCAGGGCATGCTCGCCGGCCACAAGAGTACATACGACTGCATCAAGGCATTCTCTGAAACGGACTTCACCGAAGACCTCAAGAAGTTCACGATGCCCACGCTGATCGTGCACGGCGACGACGATCAGGTCGTGCCGATCGGTGCGGCCGGGCTCGCGTCGGCCAAGCTCGTGAAGGGGTCCACGCTCAAGGTGTACCCAGGTGCGCCACACGGGCTGACCGACACCCACAAGGCGCAGCTGAATGCGGACTTGCTGGCGTTCGTGCAGGGATAG
- a CDS encoding energy transducer TonB, with translation MYHALLISVASLLVAPIVLNEPAPASAPRPCRDLVVAAFDTTVTWPSDDSLVQFRLGSRGPEYPADLRSVRDGRVVARFVVDTNGRVVQGTAMIVSESHRGFGRSVCQFLAQAQLKSPVVNGRKLTVEVAAAPFTFQFGSRD, from the coding sequence ATGTATCACGCATTGTTGATTTCGGTCGCCTCATTGTTGGTCGCACCAATTGTGCTGAACGAACCGGCGCCCGCCTCGGCACCGCGACCCTGTCGCGATCTGGTGGTCGCGGCGTTCGATACCACGGTAACGTGGCCCAGCGATGACTCCCTCGTGCAATTTCGGTTGGGAAGTCGCGGGCCGGAGTATCCCGCCGACCTTCGATCGGTCCGTGACGGCCGTGTGGTGGCGAGATTCGTCGTCGATACCAACGGACGAGTGGTGCAGGGGACTGCTATGATCGTGTCGGAGTCGCACCGCGGCTTCGGTCGATCTGTATGCCAATTTCTGGCGCAAGCCCAATTGAAGTCGCCGGTGGTCAATGGTCGAAAACTGACCGTCGAAGTGGCGGCAGCGCCATTCACGTTTCAGTTCGGCAGCCGGGACTAA
- the rfaD gene encoding ADP-glyceromanno-heptose 6-epimerase: MKVVVTGAAGMVGSNIVHGLNAIGIDDVIAVDDLTDGQKYRNLNGAQISDYFDKSDFYQRFARGEFGQVDAVLHEGACSDTMEHNGRFMLDNNYRNSKDLLDACQRQGTRLLYASSAATYGGSASFREEPEFEQPLNVYGYSKLLFDNVVRRMLPHAGHQVGPQVVGFRYFNVYGPREQHKARMASVAFHHFNQFRESGKVRLFGEYGGYAPGEQSRDFVFVNDVVAVNLWFLEHPDQSGIFNLGTGRAQPFNDVAVATVNAVRALRGEAALPIADLIAQGLLEYIDFPEALKGKYQCFTQADLTQLRATGCDHVFADVATGIASYVTWLAAQPAV, encoded by the coding sequence ATGAAAGTTGTCGTCACAGGCGCTGCCGGCATGGTCGGCAGCAACATCGTGCATGGACTGAACGCCATCGGCATCGATGATGTGATCGCCGTCGACGATCTCACCGACGGCCAGAAGTACCGGAACCTGAACGGCGCGCAGATCAGCGACTACTTCGACAAGTCCGACTTCTACCAGCGCTTCGCGCGCGGCGAATTCGGCCAGGTAGATGCCGTGCTGCATGAGGGCGCCTGCTCCGATACCATGGAGCACAACGGCCGGTTCATGCTCGACAACAACTATCGCAACTCCAAGGACCTGCTCGACGCCTGCCAGCGTCAGGGCACCCGGCTGCTGTACGCTTCCTCGGCCGCGACCTACGGCGGGAGCGCCTCGTTCCGCGAAGAGCCCGAGTTCGAGCAGCCGCTCAATGTCTACGGCTACTCCAAGCTGCTCTTCGACAACGTCGTACGCCGCATGCTGCCGCACGCCGGCCACCAGGTGGGGCCGCAGGTGGTGGGCTTTCGCTATTTCAACGTGTACGGCCCACGCGAGCAGCACAAAGCCCGCATGGCGTCGGTGGCGTTCCACCATTTCAATCAGTTCCGCGAAAGCGGCAAGGTTCGGTTGTTCGGCGAGTACGGCGGTTACGCACCAGGTGAGCAGTCGCGCGACTTCGTGTTCGTGAACGACGTGGTCGCGGTCAACCTCTGGTTCCTCGAGCACCCCGACCAGAGTGGCATCTTCAACCTCGGCACCGGCCGCGCCCAGCCCTTCAACGACGTCGCCGTGGCCACGGTGAACGCCGTGCGCGCGCTACGCGGTGAGGCGGCACTGCCCATCGCCGACCTGATCGCGCAGGGCCTGCTCGAGTACATCGACTTCCCCGAGGCGCTGAAAGGCAAGTATCAGTGCTTCACGCAGGCCGATCTCACGCAGCTGCGCGCTACCGGTTGCGACCATGTATTTGCCGACGTGGCCACGGGGATCGCGAGCTATGTCACGTGGCTGGCGGCGCAACCGGCGGTGTGA
- a CDS encoding transcriptional regulator: MDKRAGSAARARRDEPPREPRDEGTPLKAIDGDALTPMALDRLIHERVRLAIVSALAVHASLTFNELKALLETSDGNVSVHARKLEDAGYITCTKGFDGRVPRTEYQLAAAGRAALERYLSHMEALIKRVGGA; encoded by the coding sequence GTGGATAAGCGTGCTGGCAGTGCCGCGCGCGCCCGTCGTGACGAACCACCTCGCGAACCGCGTGACGAGGGAACGCCCTTGAAGGCCATCGACGGAGACGCGTTGACGCCGATGGCGCTCGATCGTCTCATCCACGAGCGGGTCCGCCTGGCGATCGTGAGTGCGCTCGCCGTGCATGCATCGCTCACGTTCAACGAACTCAAGGCGCTGCTCGAGACATCGGATGGCAACGTGTCGGTGCACGCCCGGAAGCTTGAAGACGCCGGCTACATCACGTGCACGAAGGGCTTTGACGGGCGCGTACCGCGCACCGAGTACCAACTTGCGGCCGCCGGTCGCGCCGCGCTCGAGCGGTATCTGTCGCATATGGAAGCGCTGATCAAGCGCGTGGGAGGCGCATGA
- the uppS gene encoding polyprenyl diphosphate synthase has translation MTRVPQHLALIMDGNGRWATGKGRPRWMGHARGAQTAREVVSYCAQRGVEQLTLYAFSSDNWKRPADEVGFLFDLFASHLERQLAKLLKHGIRLSVIGRRDRLPRALCEAIEATEARTAHGSRMHLRVAVDYSSRAAIHEAFAMAEGRGDALESTNILPPVDLVLRTGGERRLSDFLLWESAYAELAFLDVNFPDLSTADLDAVFADYAKRERRYGAVPAPVEVSAPTIPVISAHR, from the coding sequence ATGACGCGTGTACCGCAACATCTGGCGTTGATCATGGACGGCAACGGCCGTTGGGCCACTGGCAAAGGACGTCCGCGCTGGATGGGACACGCGCGTGGCGCGCAGACCGCGCGCGAAGTCGTGTCTTACTGCGCGCAGCGCGGCGTGGAGCAACTCACGCTGTACGCGTTCTCCAGCGACAACTGGAAGCGTCCGGCGGACGAAGTGGGCTTTCTGTTCGATCTGTTCGCGTCGCACCTCGAGCGTCAGCTGGCCAAGCTGCTCAAGCACGGCATTCGCTTGTCGGTGATCGGCCGGCGCGATCGCCTGCCGCGCGCGTTGTGCGAGGCGATCGAAGCGACCGAAGCCCGGACGGCACACGGGAGCCGCATGCATCTGCGCGTGGCCGTGGACTACTCGAGCCGCGCAGCGATTCACGAAGCGTTCGCGATGGCCGAAGGGCGTGGCGATGCGCTGGAGAGCACGAACATCCTGCCGCCGGTCGACCTCGTGCTGCGGACCGGCGGCGAACGGCGGTTGTCCGACTTTCTGCTCTGGGAAAGCGCGTACGCCGAACTGGCGTTTCTCGACGTGAACTTTCCCGATCTCTCCACCGCCGATCTCGACGCGGTGTTTGCGGACTATGCGAAGCGGGAACGGCGCTACGGTGCCGTCCCCGCACCCGTGGAGGTCAGCGCTCCGACGATCCCAGTGATTTCGGCGCACCGCTGA
- a CDS encoding histidinol-phosphate transaminase, with protein sequence MLAAPPQPEDLLMTPFTPSPLSRRQWLKSSGLVAGGAMATGSLTPSVLPALESDVTHVIDGQTTAAGFAAHEQMVGAARRADGPIRLASNENPYGMAPSARKAIEAGWKQHAWYGAPSLPSLKQVYADSVGVPVDHIMIVAGSSELLSIVCLAYGMKGEVLTAWPTYEGLPRYAESLGIKVHKVPLAADLTHDLDTMDRRLTQAVDLTFVCNPNNPTANVTDNAKLRTFVSNASRRSMVLVDEAYHDFVTDPSYTSLVDMVKKGENVIISRTGSKIHGLAGLRTAFVIARPDIIARLQPLSTSAPGVFGALGAAASIQDTAFQAMCKQRNNEGREIMKTAIAKMGRKMTDSQTNFVFFHAGMPVEQVQKAMLAKGFMIGRAFPPYTDWARISIGTPDEMRAVAAALPDVISGAPKSLGSSER encoded by the coding sequence CGCCGCCAGTGGCTCAAGTCCTCGGGTCTCGTGGCCGGTGGAGCCATGGCCACCGGATCACTGACGCCCTCAGTGCTCCCGGCGCTGGAAAGCGACGTCACCCACGTGATTGACGGGCAGACAACGGCGGCCGGCTTCGCCGCGCATGAGCAAATGGTCGGCGCAGCCCGTCGTGCCGACGGGCCCATTCGCCTCGCCTCCAATGAGAACCCGTACGGCATGGCACCGAGCGCCCGCAAGGCGATCGAGGCCGGTTGGAAGCAGCACGCCTGGTACGGGGCGCCGTCGCTCCCGAGTCTCAAGCAGGTGTACGCCGATTCCGTGGGCGTGCCGGTTGATCACATCATGATCGTCGCTGGCTCGAGCGAGCTGCTGAGCATCGTCTGTCTTGCCTACGGCATGAAAGGCGAAGTGCTCACCGCCTGGCCCACGTACGAGGGATTGCCGCGCTACGCTGAGTCGCTCGGCATCAAGGTGCACAAGGTGCCGCTCGCGGCGGATCTCACGCATGACCTCGACACCATGGACCGTCGTCTCACGCAGGCGGTCGATCTCACGTTCGTGTGCAACCCGAACAATCCCACCGCGAACGTCACCGACAACGCAAAGCTGCGCACGTTCGTGAGCAACGCCTCGCGTCGTTCGATGGTGCTGGTCGATGAAGCGTACCACGATTTCGTGACCGACCCGTCGTACACGTCGCTCGTGGACATGGTGAAGAAGGGCGAGAACGTGATCATCTCGCGCACCGGGTCCAAGATCCACGGCCTCGCCGGCCTGCGCACCGCGTTTGTGATCGCGCGTCCTGATATCATTGCCCGACTGCAGCCGCTCAGCACGAGTGCGCCCGGTGTGTTCGGTGCCCTCGGCGCGGCCGCGTCGATTCAAGACACTGCGTTTCAGGCGATGTGCAAGCAGCGCAACAACGAAGGCCGCGAGATCATGAAGACGGCGATCGCCAAGATGGGACGCAAGATGACCGATTCGCAGACCAACTTCGTGTTCTTCCACGCCGGCATGCCGGTGGAACAGGTGCAGAAGGCGATGCTCGCCAAGGGCTTCATGATTGGCCGAGCGTTTCCGCCGTACACCGACTGGGCGCGCATCTCGATCGGTACGCCCGACGAAATGCGCGCCGTGGCGGCGGCGTTGCCGGATGTGATCAGCGGTGCGCCGAAATCACTGGGATCGTCGGAGCGCTGA